A DNA window from Nitrospirota bacterium contains the following coding sequences:
- a CDS encoding DUF2892 domain-containing protein: MTCNVGGIERPIRIGLGAGLLGLGAFGGLSTIAMTAALVVGGVALVTGLIGYCPAWTLLGINTCPTKQPDKTH; this comes from the coding sequence ATGACCTGCAACGTAGGCGGAATCGAACGACCGATTCGCATCGGCTTAGGTGCGGGCCTGTTGGGGCTCGGAGCCTTCGGCGGGCTCTCGACTATTGCGATGACCGCGGCCTTGGTGGTCGGCGGGGTCGCGTTGGTGACAGGCCTCATCGGCTACTGTCCGGCCTGGACCCTCTTGGGAATCAATACTTGTCCGACGAAGCAGCCAGACAAGACACACTGA
- a CDS encoding DUF1264 domain-containing protein yields MSKSFAVIGAFAMALLAGGTAQAEEKKPSPAEGFNIHVMAPHKFEDGTVHGPYHHYCKGISPEVLQCLLFESTDPNALLTDVEYFIAKPVSRAHVPLKTWNKYYHDHEIEIATGRVQILDMPEAQAKEVAAAAAQTDGIIFHLWPDGAKAPNGVVGHPQSVGHKHRKPEKTDK; encoded by the coding sequence ATGTCCAAATCATTTGCCGTCATCGGCGCCTTTGCCATGGCCCTGCTCGCCGGCGGGACCGCCCAAGCGGAAGAGAAGAAGCCAAGCCCGGCAGAGGGGTTCAATATCCATGTCATGGCCCCGCATAAGTTCGAAGACGGGACCGTGCATGGCCCCTATCACCATTACTGCAAGGGGATCTCGCCCGAAGTCCTGCAATGTCTCCTGTTCGAATCCACCGATCCCAACGCCCTGCTCACCGACGTGGAGTATTTCATCGCCAAGCCGGTCTCCCGCGCCCACGTGCCGCTGAAGACCTGGAACAAGTACTACCACGACCATGAAATCGAGATCGCCACGGGGCGCGTGCAAATCCTGGACATGCCCGAGGCTCAGGCCAAGGAAGTCGCGGCGGCGGCGGCTCAGACCGACGGCATCATCTTCCACCTCTGGCCGGATGGAGCCAAGGCGCCGAACGGCGTGGTGGGTCACCCGCAATCCGTCGGGCACAAGCACCGGAAACCGGAAAAGACGGACAAGTAA
- a CDS encoding cytochrome c, whose amino-acid sequence MLQGLDPSWGADREVLRPRVPADQLAAARSVTNPLPATPEMIEQGKTLFNGKAFCRACHGADGKGLGADLQLKGPLPRNFTDKAWQNARSDGELIWILKNGSPGTDMAPFIPLVLMEEEAWQVLLYVRSFGQP is encoded by the coding sequence CTGCTCCAAGGACTCGATCCGAGCTGGGGCGCAGACCGTGAGGTTCTGCGCCCCCGTGTCCCCGCGGACCAGCTTGCAGCCGCCCGTTCCGTCACGAATCCCCTGCCGGCCACGCCCGAGATGATCGAGCAGGGCAAGACCCTGTTCAACGGCAAGGCCTTCTGCCGGGCCTGTCACGGGGCCGACGGCAAGGGCCTCGGTGCCGATCTCCAACTCAAAGGCCCGCTCCCGAGAAACTTCACCGACAAGGCCTGGCAAAATGCCCGCTCGGACGGAGAACTCATCTGGATTCTCAAGAACGGCAGCCCGGGCACGGACATGGCGCCGTTTATTCCCCTGGTCCTGATGGAAGAGGAGGCCTGGCAGGTGCTGCTCTATGTCAGGTCCTTCGGCCAGCCCTGA